In Kitasatospora gansuensis, a genomic segment contains:
- a CDS encoding DUF4419 domain-containing protein: protein MAFEIDLPLPADRAGDAAAARLARELGEIGNERFLRAVLRDPVAFHHRSTDRLVGWDTAAPEVVEPNSSLLLRALHLSFTAHLPLSLSPDLLWYAVVHEVAVHVRLNSETYAGLFTDTPGFRRTITVHDDEAPSDWERSINLVQEPLRERIGTETAELFQPAFSTTTSADAAAALVALMDVVSPYYRFRWRTLCGIPRIRLEGTAEDWELLAARVRGLADRFEGLRPWFTALHPVLDEIAATASGRGVEEEFWCSLYKYRSRSGGAWVTGWINAFFAHRYTDDGPCPKDEFGQDSAPAVDFPSHVSRVPFRWETLAGTFDMAFLGGVLGIERDEEWIRPRLGHAVVELLPAAGHRDERLPEPWHLADIQRITGSPEARLLDTFGTVTHEGALLQVDYGIDVEEGVCLVRTVEGDWYLGDLVSETGDILCEENCGPDLGMALRTYF, encoded by the coding sequence GTGGCTTTCGAGATCGACCTGCCGCTCCCGGCGGACCGGGCGGGGGACGCCGCAGCTGCTCGGCTCGCCCGGGAGCTCGGCGAGATCGGCAACGAGCGGTTCCTGCGGGCTGTCCTGCGGGATCCGGTGGCCTTCCACCATCGGAGCACCGACCGGCTGGTCGGCTGGGACACCGCGGCTCCGGAGGTGGTCGAGCCGAACTCCAGTCTGCTGCTCCGCGCCCTCCACCTGTCCTTCACGGCGCACCTGCCGCTCAGTCTCTCGCCCGACCTGCTGTGGTACGCGGTCGTGCACGAGGTGGCCGTGCACGTGCGCCTCAACTCCGAGACGTACGCGGGACTGTTCACCGATACGCCGGGATTCCGGCGGACCATCACCGTGCACGACGACGAGGCGCCCTCGGACTGGGAGCGCTCGATCAACCTGGTGCAGGAACCGCTGCGTGAGCGGATCGGCACCGAGACGGCCGAGCTCTTCCAACCCGCCTTCTCGACCACCACGTCCGCCGATGCCGCCGCCGCGCTGGTGGCGCTGATGGACGTCGTCAGCCCGTACTACCGTTTCCGCTGGAGAACCCTGTGCGGCATCCCCCGGATCCGGTTGGAGGGGACGGCCGAGGACTGGGAGCTTCTGGCGGCGCGGGTACGCGGGCTCGCCGACCGGTTCGAGGGGCTGCGGCCCTGGTTCACCGCCCTGCACCCGGTCCTGGACGAGATCGCCGCGACCGCCTCGGGACGAGGAGTCGAGGAGGAGTTCTGGTGCTCGCTCTACAAGTACCGGTCGCGATCCGGCGGCGCCTGGGTCACCGGCTGGATCAACGCCTTCTTCGCCCACCGGTACACCGATGACGGGCCGTGCCCGAAGGACGAGTTCGGCCAGGACAGTGCACCCGCAGTGGACTTCCCCTCCCACGTCTCGCGTGTCCCGTTCCGCTGGGAGACTCTCGCCGGCACCTTCGACATGGCCTTCCTCGGCGGGGTCCTCGGCATCGAACGCGACGAGGAGTGGATCAGGCCCCGGCTCGGCCACGCGGTGGTGGAGCTGCTCCCCGCCGCCGGCCACCGCGACGAACGCCTGCCCGAGCCCTGGCACCTGGCCGACATCCAGCGGATCACCGGCAGCCCGGAGGCCAGGCTGCTCGACACCTTCGGCACCGTCACCCACGAGGGCGCGCTCCTCCAGGTCGACTACGGGATCGACGTGGAGGAAGGAGTCTGCCTCGTCCGGACGGTGGAGGGCGACTGGTACCTCGGCGACCTGGTCTCCGAGACCGGGGACATCCTGTGCGAGGAGAACTGCGGCCCGGACCTCGGCATGGCCCTGCGGACATACTTCTGA
- a CDS encoding PhzF family phenazine biosynthesis isomerase, which translates to MELLRYVAFSADPSGGNPAGVVLEAAGLDDAAMLAAAAELGYSETAFVFPAADGALGVRYFSPLMEVPFCGHATIATAVAHAERYGAGELRLITKAGQVAVRTGPGPDGSTVATLVSVPPRTAAIDPEDLAELLAALDWSAGELDLALPPRAAYAGAWHPVIAAADRARLADLDYDLPRLAGLMERLGWATVDLVWRESATVFHARNPFPPGGVVEDPATGAAAAALGGYLRELELVALPATVTVHQGYDMGRPSTITVGIPADPGSGIAVTGTAVAL; encoded by the coding sequence GTGGAATTGCTTCGATATGTGGCGTTCAGTGCAGATCCGTCCGGTGGCAATCCGGCGGGCGTGGTGCTCGAGGCAGCCGGGCTCGACGACGCGGCCATGCTGGCCGCGGCCGCCGAACTCGGCTACTCCGAGACCGCGTTCGTCTTCCCGGCGGCGGACGGTGCGCTCGGTGTGCGGTACTTCAGCCCGCTGATGGAGGTCCCGTTCTGCGGGCACGCGACGATCGCCACCGCCGTGGCGCACGCCGAGCGGTACGGCGCCGGTGAGCTCCGGTTGATCACCAAGGCCGGCCAGGTGGCCGTCCGGACCGGTCCCGGTCCGGACGGCAGCACGGTCGCCACCCTGGTCAGCGTGCCACCCAGGACGGCGGCCATCGACCCGGAGGACCTGGCCGAACTGCTGGCCGCACTGGACTGGTCGGCCGGGGAGCTGGACCTTGCGCTGCCACCCCGGGCGGCATACGCGGGGGCCTGGCACCCGGTGATCGCGGCCGCCGACCGGGCCAGGCTCGCCGACCTCGACTACGACCTGCCGCGGTTGGCCGGGCTGATGGAGCGCCTCGGCTGGGCGACGGTGGATCTGGTGTGGCGGGAGTCCGCGACGGTCTTCCACGCCCGGAACCCGTTCCCGCCGGGCGGCGTGGTGGAGGACCCGGCCACCGGGGCGGCCGCCGCCGCGCTGGGCGGCTACCTCCGCGAACTCGAACTGGTGGCACTGCCCGCGACGGTGACGGTGCATCAGGGGTACGACATGGGGCGTCCGAGCACCATCACCGTCGGCATCCCGGCCGATCCCGGCAGCGGAATCGCGGTCACCGGCACAGCGGTCGCCCTCTGA
- the bioD gene encoding dethiobiotin synthase has product MTATVLYVTGTGTEVGKTAVTAAVAALAPSVAVLKPGQTGVTATEPGDADEVARLAGPHVLTRELARYPEPLAPDTAARRSGLPALRPRQVADAVAELAAGHGLVLVEGAGGLLVRYDADGHTLADQALATAALGLPVHVLLVASAGLGTLNTTALTAEALRSRGLATLGVVIGSWPTDPDLAMRCNLTDLPHAAGAPLLGALPHGAPHSPDFPTLAKSSLAPTLGGTWDAAAFTAAHPA; this is encoded by the coding sequence ATGACCGCCACCGTCCTGTACGTCACGGGCACCGGGACCGAGGTCGGCAAGACCGCCGTCACCGCGGCCGTCGCCGCCCTCGCCCCGTCGGTGGCCGTACTGAAGCCCGGTCAGACCGGCGTCACCGCGACCGAGCCCGGCGACGCCGACGAGGTCGCCCGGCTGGCAGGACCGCACGTCCTCACCCGCGAACTGGCCCGCTACCCCGAACCGTTGGCCCCGGACACCGCCGCCCGCCGGTCCGGTCTGCCCGCGCTGCGCCCGCGGCAGGTGGCCGACGCCGTGGCCGAACTGGCCGCGGGGCACGGGCTGGTACTCGTCGAGGGCGCGGGCGGACTGCTGGTCCGCTACGACGCCGACGGCCACACCCTGGCCGACCAGGCGCTCGCCACCGCCGCCCTCGGCCTCCCGGTCCACGTCCTGCTGGTCGCCTCCGCCGGGCTCGGCACCCTCAACACCACCGCACTCACCGCCGAGGCCCTGCGCAGCCGCGGCCTGGCCACCCTCGGTGTGGTGATCGGCAGTTGGCCCACCGACCCGGACCTGGCCATGCGCTGCAACCTCACCGACCTCCCCCACGCCGCCGGCGCCCCCCTGCTCGGCGCCCTCCCGCACGGCGCCCCGCACTCCCCCGACTTCCCCACCCTGGCCAAGTCCTCCCTCGCCCCCACCCTCGGCGGCACCTGGGACGCGGCCGCCTTCACGGCGGCACACCCGGCCTGA
- a CDS encoding 2OG-Fe(II)-dependent halogenase WelO5 family protein — translation MNSVTAAVPIEQHDPYFAAVDAKGFGRAQIADLAAGRCAAIRVKDLLPAQSCRAVLTALQTARFDTYGTERVYPPVLRFGVGVSDHRQDGRLVESYWAALDGHRRQWSGLGLPFDPFGLCRDALGRDWPNPVVIGRSGGRELGAGVAREPNQGFQVHFDDAVREFTGDLLDAPLVAQFAFNLYLSVPERGGETVVWRHRWQPSDETYRLPNSYGYAPEVVDGVESFELKPTVGEALLFDPRNFHAVRPSQDERRIALGFSVGLSDTGALLVWG, via the coding sequence ATGAACTCTGTCACCGCTGCAGTGCCGATCGAGCAGCACGACCCGTACTTCGCCGCCGTCGACGCGAAGGGATTCGGCCGCGCGCAGATCGCCGATCTCGCGGCCGGCCGCTGCGCCGCGATCAGGGTCAAGGACCTGCTCCCGGCGCAGAGTTGCCGCGCGGTCCTGACGGCCCTGCAGACGGCACGGTTCGACACCTACGGCACCGAGCGGGTCTACCCGCCGGTGCTGCGCTTCGGGGTGGGGGTGAGCGACCACCGGCAGGACGGTCGACTGGTCGAGAGCTACTGGGCCGCGCTGGACGGCCACCGTCGGCAGTGGTCGGGTCTCGGCCTGCCCTTCGACCCTTTCGGGCTCTGCCGGGATGCGCTGGGCCGGGACTGGCCGAACCCGGTCGTGATCGGCCGCAGCGGCGGCCGGGAGCTGGGCGCCGGTGTGGCGCGCGAGCCCAACCAGGGCTTCCAGGTCCATTTCGACGATGCGGTGCGGGAGTTCACCGGCGACCTGCTCGATGCGCCGCTGGTGGCTCAGTTCGCCTTCAACCTCTACCTCAGTGTGCCCGAGCGCGGCGGGGAGACGGTGGTCTGGCGGCACCGCTGGCAGCCGTCCGACGAGACGTACCGACTGCCGAACTCCTACGGCTACGCGCCGGAGGTGGTGGACGGGGTGGAGTCGTTCGAGCTGAAGCCGACGGTCGGAGAGGCGCTGCTGTTCGACCCGCGGAACTTCCACGCGGTGCGCCCGAGTCAGGACGAGCGCCGGATCGCGCTCGGCTTCTCGGTCGGGCTGAGCGACACCGGGGCGTTGCTGGTCTGGGGCTGA
- a CDS encoding adenosylmethionine--8-amino-7-oxononanoate transaminase: MPGTSTPYVVESASGVRLRLAEPVAGHRELIDGMSSWWAAIHGYRHPVLDEAVRDQLGRMSHVMFGGLTHEPAVRLAAKLVEITPEPLRHVFLADSGSVAVEVAIKMCLQYWQSIGRPEKRRLLTWRGGYHGDTFHPMSVCDPEGGMHQLWGRVLPRQLFAAEPPAGFDAGPDEAYAAQLSALIAEHADELAAVIVEPVVQGAGGMRFHSPGYLRLLRELCDRHGVLLIFDEIATGFGRTGELFAADHAGISPDVLCLGKALTGGYLTMAATLCTAKVADGISQGELPVLAHGPTFMGNPLAAAVANASIDLLLRQDWRTEVKRIEAGLTEGLAEVAHQEGVADVRVLGAIGVVQLDHPVDVRAATEAAAREGVWLRPFRDLLYTMPPFITSDADLARITTAVAAAAVAG, translated from the coding sequence ATGCCCGGCACCTCGACCCCGTACGTGGTCGAGTCCGCCTCCGGCGTCCGGCTCCGGCTCGCCGAGCCGGTGGCCGGGCACCGGGAGCTGATCGACGGGATGTCCTCGTGGTGGGCCGCGATCCACGGCTACCGGCACCCGGTGCTGGACGAGGCGGTCCGGGACCAGCTCGGCCGGATGAGCCACGTGATGTTCGGCGGGCTCACCCACGAGCCCGCCGTCCGGCTGGCCGCCAAGCTGGTGGAGATCACCCCGGAGCCGCTCCGGCACGTGTTCCTGGCCGACTCCGGCTCGGTGGCGGTCGAGGTCGCGATCAAAATGTGCCTGCAGTACTGGCAGTCCATCGGCCGGCCCGAGAAGCGCCGGCTGCTCACCTGGCGCGGCGGCTACCACGGCGACACCTTCCACCCGATGTCGGTCTGCGACCCCGAGGGCGGGATGCACCAGCTCTGGGGCAGGGTGCTGCCGCGTCAGCTGTTCGCGGCCGAGCCGCCGGCCGGCTTCGACGCCGGGCCGGACGAGGCGTACGCCGCGCAGCTGTCCGCCCTGATCGCCGAGCACGCCGACGAGCTGGCCGCGGTGATCGTCGAACCGGTGGTGCAGGGCGCGGGCGGGATGCGCTTCCACTCCCCCGGCTACCTGCGACTGCTGCGCGAACTCTGCGACCGGCACGGCGTGTTGCTGATCTTCGACGAGATCGCCACCGGCTTCGGCCGGACCGGCGAGCTGTTCGCCGCCGACCACGCGGGCATCTCCCCCGACGTGCTCTGCCTGGGCAAGGCGCTGACCGGCGGCTACCTCACCATGGCCGCCACCCTGTGCACCGCCAAGGTCGCCGACGGCATCAGCCAGGGCGAACTGCCGGTGCTGGCACACGGGCCGACCTTCATGGGCAACCCGCTGGCCGCCGCCGTCGCCAACGCCTCGATCGACCTGCTGCTCCGGCAGGACTGGCGGACCGAGGTGAAGCGGATCGAGGCCGGACTGACCGAGGGCCTGGCCGAGGTGGCGCATCAGGAAGGTGTCGCCGACGTCCGGGTGCTGGGGGCGATCGGCGTGGTCCAGCTCGACCACCCGGTGGACGTCCGGGCCGCCACCGAGGCCGCCGCCCGGGAGGGCGTCTGGCTCCGGCCGTTCCGCGATCTGCTCTACACCATGCCGCCGTTCATCACCTCCGACGCCGACCTGGCCCGGATCACCACGGCCGTGGCCGCCGCGGCGGTGGCCGGATGA
- a CDS encoding RidA family protein: MQATEPLDPHRRLAELKLVLPPPSPPGGVYTPAVRSGRYVFVSGQIPMEQGAVTTVGKVGAEVTPEQAYTLSRHCALAALAAIDAVAGLDRVSQVVKVTGYVASATDFTAQAGVVDGASELLLAVFGPAGRHARSSVGVAELPRGAPVEIEITVEITP, translated from the coding sequence ATGCAGGCAACCGAACCCCTCGACCCCCACCGGCGACTGGCCGAGCTGAAGCTCGTGCTCCCGCCGCCCAGCCCGCCCGGTGGGGTCTACACCCCGGCCGTCCGGAGCGGTCGGTACGTCTTCGTGTCGGGCCAGATCCCGATGGAGCAGGGGGCGGTCACCACCGTCGGCAAGGTGGGTGCCGAGGTCACACCGGAGCAGGCGTACACGCTCAGCCGCCACTGCGCGCTGGCCGCGCTGGCCGCCATCGACGCGGTGGCCGGGCTGGACCGGGTCAGCCAGGTGGTGAAGGTGACCGGGTACGTCGCGTCCGCCACCGACTTCACCGCCCAGGCCGGTGTGGTGGACGGCGCCAGCGAGCTGCTGCTGGCGGTCTTCGGCCCGGCCGGCCGACATGCCCGCAGCTCGGTCGGGGTGGCCGAACTCCCGCGCGGCGCACCGGTGGAGATCGAGATCACGGTGGAGATCACCCCCTGA
- a CDS encoding alpha/beta hydrolase, with protein sequence MAVAGDLHVVFVHGLFSSGKVWAEFEQLLLADPELAGAVTVHRFQYESPVLRTRVHRRIPETDDIADRLRTYLSTELRHAEAVVLVTHSQGGLVVQRFLARALAKGEGRSLARIRHITMFACPNSGSEFFLSVRRLAFPWRHPQERQLRPFVRAVTEAQQIVLRSVVNARGQGESECRIPISAYGGISDAIVPPSVSTWVFPDNGVVDGDHFSVVRPSGPDSPSYRVLRRVLDDVLAALGTGPAEPGPEPGPEPGPVTAPVTAAGQSQHGRLSVAPPYGRRDTPLVGRDTLIASVMKSGHPSRVHVLAGLGGSGKSRLALEIAHRAQQAGRRVWWVSVPQLNSGMREVANQLGAPGQQVDRAWLGEGSPTDLTWRMLDAWPEDWLLVFDNADDPQRLGPLAGPVSDGTGWLREPATARGSVIVTTRDGRESTWGAWSAVHPVPPLAADDAAVMLVNRAGESAGSYEQARRLAAELGGLPIALRAAADYLRTVARTRVWPGTAGITDFEDYRAAVKRRFESPPGAYDRELNEPLGLEIVQNVFDLSLDLLAQRGLTQAAPLLKLLACLDMAPIPYQALLGTGVLAESPLFSDFTPMKRVSVLDALADLGLIEPHLLREPQDPTLRNVVSLHPLVHGILRDDQDVRRRRLDYYGLNVRMLLAATERADPDLPDGWLVWGVVAPHAVSVARSALLGSERLGDRQVVAAALEIARRTARYLIAAGLVGPARDLVLPIVAGCGSFGFRETDREILGLRHEKARIDLERGDPVRAEAELRLVIAERTRLLGAEATETLASRHKLAKAMLDQGRWAEAEPMLLSIARVEDEVSGPEHSDTMFVKHSLARAVLALGRAVEAERMLRQVLLIGNRIWSPTAPATLYVRQTLARSLLEQGRPEAAAEEIAEALSLAPRPDAPASLALRTVPSRVFLMQGQVAEAVADLELLVRDQHRVLGPAHPETVRHRTLLEDSRRILARLNVSEE encoded by the coding sequence ATGGCGGTAGCGGGAGACCTGCACGTGGTCTTCGTCCATGGTCTGTTCTCGTCCGGGAAGGTGTGGGCCGAGTTCGAGCAACTGCTGCTCGCCGACCCGGAACTGGCCGGGGCCGTCACCGTGCACCGCTTCCAGTACGAGTCGCCGGTCCTGCGGACCCGGGTGCACCGCCGCATCCCGGAGACGGATGACATCGCGGACCGGCTGCGCACCTACCTGAGCACCGAGCTGCGGCACGCCGAGGCCGTCGTCCTGGTGACCCACAGTCAGGGCGGACTGGTGGTGCAGCGGTTCCTGGCCCGGGCGCTGGCCAAGGGGGAGGGGCGCTCGCTGGCCAGGATCAGGCACATCACGATGTTCGCCTGCCCCAACTCCGGCTCGGAGTTCTTCCTCTCGGTGCGTCGGCTCGCCTTCCCCTGGAGGCACCCGCAGGAGCGTCAACTGCGGCCGTTCGTCCGGGCGGTGACGGAGGCGCAGCAGATCGTGCTGCGCTCCGTGGTGAACGCCCGCGGGCAGGGCGAATCCGAGTGCCGGATCCCGATCTCGGCCTACGGCGGGATCTCCGACGCGATCGTTCCGCCGTCCGTCTCGACCTGGGTCTTCCCGGACAACGGGGTGGTGGACGGCGACCACTTCTCGGTGGTCCGGCCGAGCGGACCGGACTCGCCGTCGTACCGGGTGTTGCGCCGGGTGCTGGACGATGTGCTGGCAGCGCTCGGCACGGGGCCGGCGGAGCCCGGTCCGGAGCCCGGTCCGGAGCCCGGTCCGGTCACCGCTCCGGTGACCGCCGCCGGGCAGTCGCAGCACGGCCGGCTCTCGGTCGCACCGCCCTACGGCCGGCGGGACACCCCGCTGGTCGGTCGGGACACGCTGATCGCCTCGGTGATGAAGTCCGGGCACCCGTCCCGGGTGCACGTGCTGGCCGGTCTCGGTGGTTCGGGCAAGAGCAGGCTGGCCCTGGAGATCGCTCACCGGGCACAGCAGGCCGGACGCCGGGTCTGGTGGGTGTCGGTCCCCCAACTCAACTCCGGAATGCGGGAGGTGGCGAACCAGCTCGGCGCCCCCGGGCAGCAGGTGGACCGTGCTTGGCTGGGCGAGGGCAGCCCGACCGATCTGACCTGGCGGATGCTGGACGCCTGGCCGGAGGACTGGCTGCTGGTCTTCGACAACGCCGACGACCCGCAGCGGCTCGGTCCGCTGGCCGGGCCGGTCTCGGACGGCACCGGGTGGCTGCGCGAGCCGGCCACCGCGCGGGGATCGGTGATCGTCACCACCCGGGACGGCAGGGAGAGCACCTGGGGAGCCTGGAGCGCCGTGCACCCGGTGCCGCCGCTGGCGGCCGACGATGCCGCCGTGATGTTGGTGAACCGGGCCGGGGAGTCCGCCGGCAGCTACGAGCAGGCCCGGCGGCTGGCGGCCGAGCTCGGTGGTCTGCCGATCGCGCTGCGGGCGGCGGCGGACTACCTGCGCACGGTGGCCAGGACCAGGGTCTGGCCCGGCACGGCGGGGATCACCGACTTCGAGGACTACCGGGCGGCGGTGAAGCGCCGGTTCGAGTCCCCGCCGGGGGCCTACGACCGGGAGTTGAACGAGCCCCTCGGCCTGGAGATCGTCCAGAACGTCTTCGACCTCTCGCTCGACCTGCTGGCCCAGCGCGGCCTGACCCAAGCCGCGCCGCTGCTCAAGCTGCTGGCCTGCCTGGACATGGCGCCGATCCCCTACCAGGCCCTGCTGGGTACCGGAGTACTGGCGGAGTCACCGCTGTTCAGTGACTTCACACCGATGAAGCGGGTCAGCGTGCTGGACGCGTTGGCCGACCTGGGGCTGATCGAGCCGCACCTCCTGCGGGAGCCGCAGGACCCGACCCTCCGGAACGTCGTCTCGCTGCACCCGCTGGTGCACGGCATCCTGCGGGACGACCAGGACGTCCGGCGGCGTCGGCTCGACTACTACGGCCTGAACGTCCGGATGCTGCTGGCCGCGACGGAGCGGGCCGATCCCGACCTCCCCGACGGCTGGCTGGTCTGGGGCGTGGTGGCGCCGCACGCCGTGTCGGTGGCGCGTTCCGCGCTGCTGGGCAGCGAGCGGCTGGGGGACCGTCAGGTGGTGGCGGCCGCCCTGGAGATCGCGCGGCGGACCGCGCGCTACCTGATCGCGGCGGGACTGGTGGGCCCGGCGCGTGACCTGGTGCTGCCGATCGTGGCGGGGTGCGGATCGTTCGGCTTCCGGGAGACCGACCGGGAGATCCTCGGGCTGCGGCACGAGAAGGCCAGGATCGACCTGGAGCGCGGTGATCCGGTCCGGGCCGAGGCCGAACTCCGGCTGGTGATCGCCGAGCGTACGCGGCTGCTCGGAGCCGAGGCGACAGAGACCCTGGCGAGCCGCCACAAGTTGGCGAAGGCGATGCTGGACCAGGGCAGATGGGCCGAGGCGGAGCCGATGCTGCTGTCGATCGCCAGGGTCGAGGACGAGGTCAGCGGCCCCGAGCACTCCGACACCATGTTCGTGAAGCACAGCCTGGCCCGCGCCGTGCTCGCGCTGGGCCGGGCGGTGGAGGCCGAACGGATGCTCCGTCAGGTGCTGTTGATCGGCAATCGGATCTGGTCGCCGACCGCGCCGGCCACCCTGTACGTCCGGCAGACGCTGGCCCGCAGTCTGCTGGAGCAGGGCCGACCCGAGGCGGCCGCCGAGGAGATCGCGGAGGCACTCAGTCTGGCCCCACGGCCGGACGCGCCGGCCTCTTTGGCGCTGCGGACGGTGCCGAGCCGGGTGTTCCTGATGCAGGGTCAGGTGGCGGAGGCGGTGGCCGATCTGGAACTGCTGGTGCGCGACCAGCACCGGGTGCTCGGTCCGGCGCACCCGGAGACCGTCCGGCACAGAACGCTGCTGGAGGATTCCCGGCGGATTCTGGCACGGTTGAACGTATCGGAGGAATGA
- a CDS encoding class F sortase, with translation MATAIGPRRRRRSRAPAVLLALSGALAAGAWQVGLSAAPGPALPVAVPVVSAAPARAADGLPRAVPVRVRIPALGTATPLVGLTLDQNGALRPPDPDDPDLAGWYAAGTSPGETGTALITGHVDTVHGPAAFFGLSTLTAGQRVEVDRADGSVARFTVDAVENHPKDGFPEQRVYGPAPRPELRLITCGGRYDRAHGGYQENTVVYAHLN, from the coding sequence ATGGCCACGGCCATCGGCCCCCGACGGCGACGGCGCTCTCGGGCCCCCGCAGTGTTGCTCGCGCTGTCCGGAGCGCTGGCGGCGGGCGCCTGGCAGGTCGGACTGAGTGCCGCACCGGGCCCGGCCCTGCCGGTGGCCGTTCCCGTGGTCTCCGCGGCGCCCGCCCGAGCGGCGGACGGCCTGCCCCGGGCCGTACCGGTCCGGGTCCGGATTCCCGCGCTCGGCACCGCCACCCCGCTGGTGGGGCTGACACTCGATCAGAACGGGGCGCTGCGTCCGCCGGACCCGGACGACCCCGACCTGGCGGGCTGGTACGCGGCGGGCACCAGCCCGGGTGAGACCGGCACCGCGCTGATCACCGGGCACGTGGACACCGTGCACGGTCCGGCCGCCTTCTTCGGCCTGTCCACCCTGACCGCCGGTCAGCGGGTCGAGGTGGACCGGGCGGACGGATCCGTGGCCCGCTTCACCGTCGACGCGGTGGAGAACCACCCCAAGGACGGCTTCCCCGAGCAGCGCGTCTACGGCCCCGCCCCGCGCCCCGAACTGCGCCTGATCACCTGCGGCGGCCGCTACGACCGGGCGCACGGCGGTTACCAGGAGAACACAGTGGTCTACGCCCATCTCAACTGA
- a CDS encoding excalibur calcium-binding domain-containing protein, with amino-acid sequence MRIAIAAGAALLISLAGVPLAGAAQAQDRDCPEFRTQPEAQAVFNLDRSDPNRLDADKDGIACESLPASLPGGAVTPAPGAAATPAPLVPPAPAPHGAVAAGAGPAEGGSTPVTLSLAAGAVLAAGGAVVVRRRTKRED; translated from the coding sequence ATGCGTATTGCCATTGCGGCCGGTGCCGCCCTGCTGATCTCGCTGGCCGGTGTGCCGCTCGCGGGGGCCGCCCAGGCCCAGGACCGGGACTGTCCCGAGTTCCGCACCCAGCCGGAGGCGCAGGCCGTCTTCAACCTGGACCGCTCCGACCCGAACCGGCTGGATGCCGACAAGGACGGGATCGCCTGCGAGAGCCTGCCGGCCAGTCTGCCGGGCGGCGCCGTCACCCCTGCCCCCGGTGCGGCGGCCACCCCCGCCCCGCTGGTCCCGCCGGCTCCGGCGCCGCACGGCGCGGTGGCGGCGGGTGCCGGCCCGGCCGAAGGCGGCAGCACACCCGTCACGCTCTCGCTCGCGGCGGGCGCCGTGCTGGCGGCGGGCGGCGCGGTGGTGGTGCGCCGCCGGACCAAGCGGGAGGACTGA